A window from Trichomycterus rosablanca isolate fTriRos1 chromosome 21, fTriRos1.hap1, whole genome shotgun sequence encodes these proteins:
- the rorb gene encoding nuclear receptor ROR-beta isoform X1 has protein sequence MRAQIEVIPCKICGDKSSGIHYGVITCEGCKGFFRRSQQNNASYSCPRQRNCLIDRTNRNRCQHCRLQKCLTLGMSRDAVKFGRMSKKQRDSLYAEVQKYQQRLQEQRQQQQTSDVYSPSLAATGHDLSGAYADGHAVDMAKVHASAAYYSMDSTQSSPDQSGLDMSGMKPIKQEPVYDLTPVPDLFPYGSYQDGQLVPGVSMAELDRIAQNIIKSHLETCQYTAEELQQLSWQTHSYEEVKMYQNKSREALWQQCAIQITHAIQYVVEFAKRIGGFMELCQNDQILLLKSGCLEVVLVRMCRAFNPLNNTVLFEGKYGGVQIFKSLGCDDLVSAMFDFARSLCSLQLTEEEIALFSAAVLISTDRPWLMEPRKVQKLQEKIYLALQHIMQKNHMDEDALTKLIGRIPTLAALCTLHAEELQAFQQLHPETVSVLFPPLYKELFNPDAAGIASK, from the exons CCCAAATTGAAGTCATACCCTGCAAGATCTGCGGAGACAAGTCCTCGGGGATCCATTACGGGGTCATCACGTGCGAGGGCTGCAAG GGTTTCTTCAGGAGGAGTCAGCAGAACAACGCCTCGTACTCCTGCCCGCGCCAGCGCAACTGCCTGATCGACAGGACCAACCGGAACCGCTGCCAGCACTGCCGCCTGCAGAAGTGTCTCACCCTGGGCATGTCCCGCGACG CGGTGAAGTTCGGACGCATGTCGAAGAAGCAGCGCGACTCGCTCTACGCCGAGGTCCAGAAGTACCAGCAGCGGCTCCAGGAGCAGCGGCAGCAGCAGCAGACGAGCGACGTCTACTCCCCCAGCCTGGCCGCCACCGGTCACGACCTGAGCGGCGCCTACGCCGACGGGCACGCGGTCGACATGGCCAAGGTCCACGCCAGCGCCGCCTACTACAGCATGGACTCCACCCAGTCGAGCCCCGACCAGTCCGGGCTGGACATGTCGGGCATGAAGCCCATCAAGCAGGAACCGGTGTACGACCTGACGCCCGTGCCCGACCTCTTCCCCTACGGCTCGTACCAGGACGGTCAGCTGGTACCCGGCGTCTCCATGGCGGAGCTGG ACCGAATCGCACAGAACATCATAAAATCTCACCTGGAGACGTGCCAGTACACGGCCGAGGAACTGCAGCAGCTCTCCTGGCAGACGCACTCCTACGAGGAGGTCAAGATGTACCAAAACAAG tCAAGGGAGGCGCTATGGCAACAGTGCGCCATCCAGATCACCCATGCCATCCAGTACGTCGTGGAGTTCGCCAAGCGCATCGGCGGCTTCATGGAGCTCTGCCAGAACGACCAGATCCTGCTCCTCAAATCAG GTTGTCTGGAGGTGGTGCTGGTGAGGATGTGCAGGGCGTTTAACCCCCTCAACAACACGGTCCTGTTCGAGGGTAAATACGGCGGAGTCCAGATCTTCAAGTCGCTCG gCTGTGATGATCTGGTCAGCGCCATGTTCGACTTCGCCAGGAGTCTGTGTTCACTACAGCTGACGGAGGAAGAGATCGCTCTGTTCTCGGCAGCTGTTCTCATCTCCACGG ATCGGCCGTGGCTGATGGAACCGCGGAAGGTCCAGAAGCTCCAGGAGAAAATCTACCTGGCCCTGCAGCACATCATGCAGAAGAACCACATGGACGAGGACGCGCTGACCAAG CTGATCGGCCGGATCCCCACGCTGGCGGCGCTGTGCACCCTGCACGCCGAGGAGCTCCAGGCCTTCCAGCAGCTGCACCCCGAGACGGTCAGCGTGCTCTTCCCGCCCCTCTACAAGGAACTCTTCAACCCCGACGCCGCCGGCATCGCGTCCAAGTGA
- the rorb gene encoding nuclear receptor ROR-beta isoform X2 yields the protein MRSDDVAQIEVIPCKICGDKSSGIHYGVITCEGCKGFFRRSQQNNASYSCPRQRNCLIDRTNRNRCQHCRLQKCLTLGMSRDAVKFGRMSKKQRDSLYAEVQKYQQRLQEQRQQQQTSDVYSPSLAATGHDLSGAYADGHAVDMAKVHASAAYYSMDSTQSSPDQSGLDMSGMKPIKQEPVYDLTPVPDLFPYGSYQDGQLVPGVSMAELDRIAQNIIKSHLETCQYTAEELQQLSWQTHSYEEVKMYQNKSREALWQQCAIQITHAIQYVVEFAKRIGGFMELCQNDQILLLKSGCLEVVLVRMCRAFNPLNNTVLFEGKYGGVQIFKSLGCDDLVSAMFDFARSLCSLQLTEEEIALFSAAVLISTDRPWLMEPRKVQKLQEKIYLALQHIMQKNHMDEDALTKLIGRIPTLAALCTLHAEELQAFQQLHPETVSVLFPPLYKELFNPDAAGIASK from the exons GATCGGACGACGTGG CCCAAATTGAAGTCATACCCTGCAAGATCTGCGGAGACAAGTCCTCGGGGATCCATTACGGGGTCATCACGTGCGAGGGCTGCAAG GGTTTCTTCAGGAGGAGTCAGCAGAACAACGCCTCGTACTCCTGCCCGCGCCAGCGCAACTGCCTGATCGACAGGACCAACCGGAACCGCTGCCAGCACTGCCGCCTGCAGAAGTGTCTCACCCTGGGCATGTCCCGCGACG CGGTGAAGTTCGGACGCATGTCGAAGAAGCAGCGCGACTCGCTCTACGCCGAGGTCCAGAAGTACCAGCAGCGGCTCCAGGAGCAGCGGCAGCAGCAGCAGACGAGCGACGTCTACTCCCCCAGCCTGGCCGCCACCGGTCACGACCTGAGCGGCGCCTACGCCGACGGGCACGCGGTCGACATGGCCAAGGTCCACGCCAGCGCCGCCTACTACAGCATGGACTCCACCCAGTCGAGCCCCGACCAGTCCGGGCTGGACATGTCGGGCATGAAGCCCATCAAGCAGGAACCGGTGTACGACCTGACGCCCGTGCCCGACCTCTTCCCCTACGGCTCGTACCAGGACGGTCAGCTGGTACCCGGCGTCTCCATGGCGGAGCTGG ACCGAATCGCACAGAACATCATAAAATCTCACCTGGAGACGTGCCAGTACACGGCCGAGGAACTGCAGCAGCTCTCCTGGCAGACGCACTCCTACGAGGAGGTCAAGATGTACCAAAACAAG tCAAGGGAGGCGCTATGGCAACAGTGCGCCATCCAGATCACCCATGCCATCCAGTACGTCGTGGAGTTCGCCAAGCGCATCGGCGGCTTCATGGAGCTCTGCCAGAACGACCAGATCCTGCTCCTCAAATCAG GTTGTCTGGAGGTGGTGCTGGTGAGGATGTGCAGGGCGTTTAACCCCCTCAACAACACGGTCCTGTTCGAGGGTAAATACGGCGGAGTCCAGATCTTCAAGTCGCTCG gCTGTGATGATCTGGTCAGCGCCATGTTCGACTTCGCCAGGAGTCTGTGTTCACTACAGCTGACGGAGGAAGAGATCGCTCTGTTCTCGGCAGCTGTTCTCATCTCCACGG ATCGGCCGTGGCTGATGGAACCGCGGAAGGTCCAGAAGCTCCAGGAGAAAATCTACCTGGCCCTGCAGCACATCATGCAGAAGAACCACATGGACGAGGACGCGCTGACCAAG CTGATCGGCCGGATCCCCACGCTGGCGGCGCTGTGCACCCTGCACGCCGAGGAGCTCCAGGCCTTCCAGCAGCTGCACCCCGAGACGGTCAGCGTGCTCTTCCCGCCCCTCTACAAGGAACTCTTCAACCCCGACGCCGCCGGCATCGCGTCCAAGTGA